Below is a window of Fulvitalea axinellae DNA.
TGGGCCGAGCGGATGCCCGAGGCGTTGGTGTTCTTTTATAAATAACCCTGACTGGCGATTTGGAGCCGGAAGAGTAAAAACGGGGGCGGAAGTTATGGACTGTTCATGACTTTGCCTTAATTTTATTCTTCCGGTTTCTTTTTCCTTATGGACAGAGCCGCGCTGATTTTCAAATTTTATCTTACCAGAATAAAATGGGAGCATTTAATATAGGCGACAGAGTCCGTCTACTGAAAAGTAACGAAGAGGGCGTCGTAACGAAAATAAACGAGAAAAGGGCCACGGCCGAAATCGAGATCGAAGACGGATTTCAGATCGAAGTTTTGGCCAAAGAACTGGTTCTGATTTCTCAGGAAGAGAAAAAACATTTCGGCAAATCTAGAACCGAGGAAGTTAGCCCAGGAAAAAAAGAAAAGAAAAACCGCTACGAAGCGCCGGAACTCAGCGCCGACAAAGGTATTTTCCTGGCTTTTTTCGATCATGGCAACGACTTGCTGTCAGTTTACCTGATCAACAATACCGACTACGAAGTCGTGTACTCCGCTTCTGATCTTATTCAGACTTCGCACAAAGGAATCATGGCCGGGTCTCTTTTGAGAAAATCGAAAATCAAGATCCGCGAAGTGAACCTCAAGCGTTTCGAGAGCTGGGCTACGATGTGTTTCCGTTTTATGTTCCACTCGCAGGATTTCTTCTCCAAGACCGAATTTTTCGAGAAAAAGCTGAAATTCAAAGCCTCGGGCTTCCATAAAGGCAAGCGCCTTGCGCCGATTTTGGAAAAAGAAGGTTACGTATTCCAACTCGACGTTGACGCTCCGAAAGTGGATCCTGAAAAACTGAAAGAAAGCCTTACGGACAAAGCCAAAAAAGCGGAGCCGAAAGAGGAAAGGCACGATGTGGTGAAGCCTCCGGCCGTAGTGGATTTGCATATCGAAAAGCTGACGGACGATCACGCTTTCATGTCCAATAGCGAAATGCTGAAGCTTCAGTTGAAGACTTTTCAGGATAGTCTGGACAACGCTATCGCCTCGGGAATGGGCGAAATCACGTTTATCCACGGCTTGGGCAACGGCGTTTTGCGCGACGAAATCCAGAAAACGTTGAGCAAAGACACCAGAATCCAATTTTTCCAAGACGCTCAAAAGAGCAGATTCGGTTATGGAGCTACGCTTGTAAGGATTTTCTAAGTAGAAGATAATTATTTTCTCCGGCAGGAAGATTTCCGTTATGCGACAAGGACAAGTCACGTAACGGATGTTTTCTGCCGGAGTTTTTTTTGCCCTTTCCCGACTCTGATAGGGTGTTTTCGCCGGAGGCTGTATTGCTGTGCGAAATGCGGAATTGTTTGTGGAGACTTTTTTGCGCCGAGTACCGTTCCCGGAAAACCGGTATGGATTTATAGGCTTATTCCCACCGCTTGTCATGAAAGCTTACGTAAGGCTTTGGGTGCTGAAACATCATTTGGAACGGAATTTCGTCACTAAATAATAGCAAAGGGAAGCTTATTTTGCGATTGGTTGCAGAGTTTGGCGCAAAAGCGCGTACATTTGCGACTGATCGCAAGCGGCCTTATCGCTGCCGTCAGAGCTTCGGCCGAAGACGGTAGAGGAAAGTCCGGGCAACACAGAGCGTCGTACTTCCTAACGGGAAGGCGCCCTTCGGGGTGACAGCCAGTGCCACAGAAAACAGACCGCCGCGTTAGCGGTAAGGGTGAAAAGGTGGGGTAAGAGCCCACCGCGTTTCGGGTGACCGCGACGGCATGGTAAACCTTACGAGTTGAAAGACCAAATAGGCTGGTGTTTCCGTTTCGGCGGAAAAGGGGTTGCTCGCCCTAGCCAGTGGGTAGGTTGATGGAGCGTACTGGCGACGGTACGCCCAGATAAATGATAAGGGCCTCATCTGAGGTACAGGACCCGGCTTACAAGCTTGCGATTTCTTTTTTCCCCTCCCTTTGCGCAGAGTTTAGGATCAACAACCAAACTGTAGCGCATATGCCAAAAATCTTACTGATTGATGACGAGAGAAGCATCCGCATGACCTTGAAGGAAATCCTCGAATACGAGGATTATGCCGTCATAGAGGCCGAGGATGGCCAGCAGGGCTTGGAAATGCTGGCCAATGAGAAGTACGACGCCGTGCTGTGCGATGTGAGGATGCCGAATATGGACGGGGTTCAAGTCTTGGAAAATGCCCGCAAAATGGGTATTGACTGCCCGTTTATTATGATCAGTGCTCACGGTACTATCGAGACGGCCGTGGAAGCCACGAAAAAGGGAGCTTTTGATTTTATCCAGAAGCCACCGGACTTGAATCGTCTGTTGCTGACTATGCGCAACGCTTTGGACAAAACCCAATTGGTAAAAGAGGTCAAAGTGCTTAAAAAACGTGTGCTTCGCCAAGATCAGATTATAGGGCGTTCGGCCCCAATCCGTAGGGTTTTCGATTCCATAGAGAAAGTCGGACCGACAGAGGCCCGGGTTCTTATTACAGGACCGAACGGAAGCGGAAAGGAACTGGTGGCCAAAGCGATTCATAACAAGAGCCCGAGATCGGCCAAACCGATGATTGAGGTGAACTGTGCGGCCATTCCGGCGGAACTTATCGAAAGCGAGCTTTTCGGACATGAGAAAGGATCGTTTACCTCCGCAGTGAAGCAACGCAAAGGCAAATTCGAGCTGGCGCAGGGCGGTACTTTGTTTTTGGACGAAGTCGGTGATATGAGTCTTTCTGCGCAGGCTAAAGTGCTCCGGGCTCTTCAGGAAAAGAAAATCACGAGAGTCGGTGGCGACAAGGCGATCAACGTCGATGTGCGTGTATTGGCGGCTACAAACAAGAACCTTCGGGATGAAATAGAGAAAGGAAACTTCCGCGAAGACCTTTACCATCGTTTGAGCGTGATATTGATCCGCGTACCGCCTTTGAAAGACCGTACGGACGATATTCCGCTGTTGGTGGAGAAGTTCTTGGCCGATATCGCCAGTGAGTACAGAAGCCCGAAACGGAGTATTGACAACGAGGCTGTGGACGAGCTGAAAAAATCGGACTGGACCGGAAATATCCGGCAATTACGCAATGTGGTGGAACGTCTCGTGATTATGGGCGGAGATACCATCAGCGTACACGATGTCCAATGTTATTCCGATTTTTAGGATGTGTTGATCCTGAAAAAATCGATATAAAAAATGGTTACCGGAACGGGAAAATAGATTTCCCTCGGTAACCATTTTTTTTGACTGGCACTTAGCGTGTCGTCAAAAGTCTTTTGTTAGGCATTTTCGCCGGGCTGTTGCTTCGCTTGCTGAACCTTTTCAGATTTTTTAAGGTCTTTTTTAGCGTAAGTCGGACAAGTGTACTGGGCGCAAGAGGCCAATCCGAAAACCGCGAAGGCCAAAATAAAGAGTTTCGCTTTCATGATTTATGCAATTTGAATTTTGATATCAATCTAGTGAGTCCGCAAATTACGAAAACTATTGTAATATAGTCATTTGCTTTAATAATATTTGTACTCCACTTGTTTTTACTTTTAACGATTGTCTTTCCAATTTCAATCAAAAGCCAACAGGTTCACAGCCAATATCATACCGCCATTAGGCTACAGCCCCGAACATCGGAATTATCGAACCTCCCGAGGATTTCAAGTTGCCCGTCCGGGTGGATCCGTCCGATGTCCTGTGTTTCGATAAAACAGCAGGAATGGACGTTGGCTAAGTCGATTACGTTGATGCCTCCGCTACCTTTGTTTATATAACTGAACGGGTCAGTTGATTCCCTGAGCAGAATCCGCATGCTTCCCTTGGTTTGGAAAATGCCCTCGCCTTTGGAATAGGCTTGCGAAAGCAGTTCGGTCATGCCGTATTCCGAGTGGATGGAAGGGGAATTAAAGGCTGAACCCAAAAAGTCGTGAACTTCCTGACGAACCATTTCTTTGCGCCGGCCTTTCATGCCTCCCGTTTCCATTATTACACAGTCGGACAAGTCGGTATCGTGCTGTTCGGCCAAATCAAGCAGGCCGAAGGTTACCCCTATTATAAAGCACTTTTTGCCGTTTTTTCGGGCATTGTCCACCGCTTCCAAAAGCGCTTCGTGGTTGTTAAGGTAAAAACCTCCGTGGCCGGAAACATCGATGAAATGTTTGACCATAGCGACAAGGGAAGAATTGTCGCGTTCGAGGTAGGAGGGGAGCAGTCCCAGAAATGAATACTCTTCCAAAGGACCGTAGAATTCCTGAAAAATCTGTTCGGCGATTTTCAGATAGAATTCCAGCGAAAAAACGTGGTGCTTGGATGTTTCCATTCCCGTAGTTCCGCTGCTTTCGAACGTTTTTTCGGGAATCCAATTTCCCGTGGCCACTTTGTGGGTTTTGAAAAACGAGATCGGCAGGAACGTGATATCGCGGAGCGTCTTGGCCTTTTCGGGGTCACGGCCCAAAGATTGGATGTATTCCCGATAAACGGGATTGTATTTGCTCTGGAAGCGGTAAAGTTCCAGTGCCAAATTTTCAAAATCTGCTTTATTAGTGCCGAGAACCCTGTTTTGGTACTCGCGTATCATCTCAACAACTTCCATTATATGACGATTTCGTCTGGTTTATATCTAAAAAACGCGGTAAGCGTCCTGCGGTTTTCTGAAATAATCCGTAATATTGACCTCACTTTCAGCAATCCTTTCGTTACCTGATGTAAGCCGGCTTTTGGTGGCTTGCCGAATCTTCAGGGCAAAACGTTTACGAAAATGCAAAAAGAATCCCTAATCAAAAAATATAACGTGCCTGCGCCACGCTACACGAGCTATCCGACTGTTCCGTTTTGGGACGGAGACCAGCCCGAAAAAGCCGAGTGGTTCAAGGCGGTGAAGGACACCTTTGACCGGACCAACCGCGACAAGGGAATCAGCCTTTATTTCCATATGCCTTTTTGCGAAAGTCTGTGCACCTATTGCGGATGCAACAAGAGGATCACGAAAAACCATTCGGTGGAGGAGCGTTATGTAGCCGTGGTGTTGAAGGAATGGGAAACGTACCTGAAAGTGCTCGGCGAGCGTCCGCTTATTCAGGAAATCCACATTGGCGGGGGAACACCCACGTTTTTCTCTCCGGAAAATTACCGCTGGATGTTCGGGGAAATCTCAAAGTCGGCGGATTATGGCGAAGGTCACGATTTCAGCTTTGAAGGACATCCCAACAACACTACGGAAGCGCATTTGGAAGCTTTCCGCGAGTTGGGCTTCAATAGGGTGAGTTACGGCGTTCAGGATTTCGATCTGAAAGTCCAGCAGACGATTAACAGAATTCAGCCTTACAAAAACGTAAAGATAGTTACCGACGCTTCCAGGAAGTTGGGTTACGAGTCCGTAAACTTCGATTTGGTGTACGGCCTTCCGTTTCAGACTTTGGACGTGATTCGTCATACTATTAATAAGGTGGCGGAACTGATGCCTGATCGTATCGCGTTTTACAGTTACGCTCACGTGCCGTGGGTAAGCCCCGGGCAGCGGGCTTATACGGAAGCCGATTTGCCTAGCGATTCTTACAAAAGGGAGCTTTACGAACTCGGCAAGAGCATGTTGCTTGAGTTGGGGTATAAAGATATCGGGATGGACCACTTTGCGTTGGAACACGACGATCTTTATAAAGCGTTTAAGGAAGAGCGCCTCCACAGAAACTTTATGGGCTATACGACGAACCAAACCGAATTGATGATCGGGATGGGATGTTCGTCGATCAGTGACGCCAAAACCGCGTTTGCCCAGAATATCAAGAAAGTGGAAGATTACGAAAAGGCGGTGAACGAAACGGATTGGGCCGTGTATCGCGGTCATTTCCTCAGCAAAGAGGATTCGGTGATTCGCGAAGCCATCTTGGAGCTGATTTGTCACAATACTTTGGCGCTTACTCCTGAGATTAAGGAGACTTTGGACAAAGCCGCTTGGGATCAGCTTGAGGTGTTCAAGAAAGAGGGAATCATCACGCTTGAGCCGGAAAGAGTAAGCTTGACGGAATTGGGCTTGCCGTTTATCCGTAACGTGTGTACGGTATTCGACGCTAGGCTGAGACGCAAAAAAATCAGCGAAGACAAACCTATTTTCAGTAAATCGATATAAAAACCGAGGCCTTAGGGGCGGATTGGTTTTAAAGCGAAAGCCTGGCGCAAAAGTGCCGGGCTTTCGTGTTTTTTTGTCAGGAAATCTGGCAACCGAAGTCCAGCAAGTGTTTGTAAAGACGGTCGATGGGCAATCCCATTACGTTATAGAATGAGCCTTCGATGCCCGTAACGGCCACTTTCCCGATCCATTCCTGAATTCCGTAGGCGCCGGCTTTGTCGAAGGGTTTGTATTTTTCCACATAATAATCGATTTCAGTATCGGAAAGCTCTTTGAAATCGACTTTGGTGGTGGAGGCGAAGCTTTTGTAGCGTTCGGAGCTACGTACGCAAACGCCGGTCATCACTTTATGACGCTTGCCGGAGAGCGAACGCAACATGCTTTTCGCCTCTTCCGGCCCTTCGGGTTTTCCGAGGATTTCGTCATTTAGGATGACCACCGTGTCGGAAGTGATCAGCACTTCGTCGTCGGCCAATTTGGCTGGGTAAGCGTTTGATTTTTTTACCGCCAGATATTCCGCCACGCTAGAGGCTTCCAACGTGTCCGGAAAGCTTTCGTCGGCGTTGATGGCGCAGGCGGTGAACCCGAAGCCGGTTTCCCGCAACATCTCTTGCCTGCGGGGCGACCCGGACGCCAGAATGATTTTCTTCTTAGTCATATTTCTGAGTAAATAAACGGACGGTAACGCGTCGGGCTTTGTGAGTCGGCCAAGGCCGGTTGATGTGCGGATTATTTGCCCGAGAGTCCCGAGTTCCATTGTTTTAATTCTTTTTTGTATTCCAATTCCCGAAGGTCCACAGGGAGTACCCTTGAGACTTCTTGTAGTATAGTTACCCCGTATAGAACATCAGCTGACGCCATTGTTCGCTTGTTATGCGTTACGATGATAAACTGCGAATCTTTGGAAAACTCTTTTATGATCTTGCTGAATTTGTCAATGTTAGCGTCGTCAAGTGGAGCGTCCACCTCGTCGAAGATGCAGAACGGCGCCGGTTTGAGCAAATAAATGGCAAACAGGAGCGAGGTAGCCGTCAGTGTTTTTTCGCCACCAGACAGTTGATTGATCGTTTGTGGGCGCTTGCCTTTCGGCTTGGCCATAATTTCGATCTTGGATTCCAGCGGGTTTGATGGATCAACCAAAACCAAATCACAGTCGTCTTCTTTATTGAAGAGAGTTCGGAACACTTTGATGAAGTTTTCTTTTATCTGATGAAAAGCATCGAGGAAAGTGTTGCGGGCTACGGTTTCGATTTCGTCGATGGTGTCCATCAGCGAGCCTTTGGCGTTTTCCAGATCCTGTTTTTGCCCGGTTATAAACTCGAAGCGCTGTTTGATTTCTTCGAAAGCTTCCATGGCCATCGGGTTTACTGCGCCGATTTTTTCCAGTTTGCTTTTCGTTTCTTTAACAGCCACTTCCAGCTCCGTTTCGCTCATGGTGGCGAAGCTGTTTTCCAAAGCGTTTTCGGTACGAGACATCAGATCGTCCCATTCGGTGGCGAATTCGATTTTCACCCGCTCGCGTACGGATTGCAAAGCCAGTTTCGACTCGTTGATGGCGTTTTGGAGTTCCATAACCAGCGCTTGGGCGTTTTCCCGCTCACGGGCCAACTCCCGGGCCTCATTTTCGGTTTTGTCCACCTCGCCTCTTAAACCGAAGTAATCTTTTTCTGCTTCCCGTACGAATTTCTCCACGCTTTCGCATTCCAGGCGAAGGTTTTCTATCGCTTCGTTATTCGATTCCTCGTCGCCCAAGTTGTCCAGCTCAGTTCGCGTATCGGCGATTTTCTGCTCGTCGTGGGCGAATGATTTGCGGAGCGTGTCGGCGGCGGCGCGCTTGAAGGCCATTTCTTTTTCCAGACTTTCCAGACCGTTTTCGTTTCGGTGAAAATCCAGATTGGCTTTGTTGAAAGCTTCCGACGCAAGCTCGAAGGCTCCGGAGGTTTCGTGAAGGGATTCGTCGAGGCGTTCTCGTTCCTCTTCCAGTATTTCCAGCTCGTCGTCGTTGCCGGCGCTGGCCGTGGCGGAAAGTTCTTTTTCGAGCTTCCCGATTCTTTCTTCAGCGTTTTCTTTGGCGTCGAGCGTCTCTTCGTAGTCTATATCCAAGCGTTCCTCTTTGGCGATGGCCACGGCCTTTTCGCTGTTGAGAGTGGAGGCTTGGCGTTGGAAATCGGTCAGTTCCTCCGAAAGATCGTCTTCTTTAAGTTCTTCGAGCGTTTCGGCCAGTTCCGCTTGCTGTTCCCGGAGTTGCCCGAGTTTTGTTTCCCTTGCCTCGGCCTGTTCCTTTAGCTTGCGAAGTTCGTCGGTGGCGGCGAGTCTGGAATTGTCTTCCGATACGCTTCCGCCACGCAAAACGCAACCCGAACGCCACAATGAACCGTCTTGGCTGAAAGATTTCGGTCCGGAATCTGAAATGGAGAAACCGGCGAGAAGTTGGGCCAATATCGGACGGTATTTTTCTTCGCAGGAGATATGCGAAAGCAGTTTGTTCGCTTCGCCGGGATTTGGCGTGGCCAGCTCGGTTACCAGAAATCCGGCCCGGCCCTTTCCGTTTTGTTTTAACGAAGTCAGGCTGGCTTTGGCTTCGGCTTCCGTTTCCACCACAAAGTAGTTGAGCCACGGCTCCAAATGGCTTTCTAGCGCGGGACGTATTTGTTCTTCGCAGATCAGAAGGTCGGAAAGAAGCGGATAGTTTTTCTCTTTGCGGATATTGCGGATAGCTTCGGGAAAGCCTTCGAGGTTTTCTGTCAAAGCGGTTTTTACCCTGATTTCGGCCCGTAGGGCGCCCAGAGCCGTTTCCGCTTGGGCGATTTCCTTTTCGATTTCTCGCAGGGAGAGTTCCGTCTTGGCGAAATCACGTTTTCTGAGCGTTTCGCTTTCCTCCAAGGCCTTGACCTGATCGTTTATCCCTGCCGATTTTCTTTCCAATTCCGATTTTATACGGCTGGCCTCTTCTCTTTCCCTGGAAAATCCCGAAAGCTTTACGGTCAAAGTCTCGGCTTCCTGTTTGGCGGTGGAAAGTCGCTGGGCGGTCAGTTCCTGATTTTTCTGTTTTTCGAATACTTGCTTGCGCAAAAATTCCCTTTTGGCGTCTATTCTGGCTATTTCGTCTTTCAGCCTCGCCACGTCCGCTTTTTGGCGCTCGTATTCCGATTTCGCCTGTTCCAGTTGGCGCTCGCTTTCCAAGTGCATCCGCTCCATGGAGGCCTGTTGCATTTCCAAGCCTTGGCAATCCTTGTCGGAATCGGCGAGTTCTTGGCTGCGCTTTGTCAGCCCGTCTTGCAGGTCGTGGAGTCTGGATTCGAGAAGCTTTTGCTTTTCGGCCCTGATCTTTTTTTCGTTTTCCAACTGGCCGAGTTTGGCCATGGACTCGTTCAGGGTCTTTTGCCTGGACGAAAGGAGTTTTTCCTTTTTCAGCGTCTCGGTTTTCATCGCCTCAAGCGCTGCCTGTTTTTCGGCGGTTTGCGTACCGATAATCGTCAGGCGGTCGTTTTCGGCGTCGGTTTTTTCGGTGAGCCTTCGTAGGGCTTTGTCCTTTTCCTCGGCCTGTTTTTTAGCCAGTTCCAGTCCGGCCTGTTTGTATTCTTCCTTTAGTCTGAAATAGCGTTGGGCCTGTTTGGCTTGCCGTTCCAGCGAACGCATGTTTTTCTCAATTTCGAAAAGAAGGTCCTCCACGCGTTCCAAATCGGCGTCGGCGTCTTTGAGTTTGCGCATGGTTTCCTTCTTGCGGACGCGGTATTTGGCCACGCCGGCGGCCTCTTCGAACAGCCCGCGCCGGGAGTTTTCCTTGTCGTTCAGCAGTTCGTCGACCATTTTCAGTTCGATGATCGAGTAGCTGTTCGAGGAGATTCCGGTGTCGAGAAAAAGGTTGGTGATGTCCTTGAGCCGGCAGGAGACGCCGTTGAGCAAGTATTCGCTTTCGCCCGTGCGGTAGTAGCGCCTGCCGATGGTGACGGTGCCGTATTCGGTGGGCAACAGGTTTTTGGTGTTTTTGAACGTCAGCGAGACTTCCGCCAAGTTTGTCGGGCGCCTGTTTTTTGTCCCGTTGAAAATCACGTTGTCCATCTTGTCCGAGCGCAGGGCTTTAGTTTTCTGTTCGCCCAAAACCCAGCGAATGGCGTCTATGACGTTGGATTTGCCACAGCCGTTCGGCCCGACGATGCCGGTAATGCCTTCGTTGAAGTTGATGACGGCGCGGTCGCCGAAGCTTTTGAATCCTCTGATCTCTAGTTTCGTCAGCTGCATAGACAGGAACGTGTTTTTTGCGGAGCCGGCGGACACTTCCGGCCGAACGGGCAAATATGCGAAAATAGGCGTAAGTTTCAAGCCCTGTTTGCGGGTATCGAAGGGCTTAGGGTTTCTTTTTGCGGAGCGGATCTTTGCTAAAGCGGACGGAAGGGCTTATTTTGCCGTAAGGCATCCGCTTTAAGCTGATTTTTGAAAAAAGAATTTATATGGACGATTTACAACTGATTTTTTATCTGGTAGTGGGCGGTATCGCGTTGCTTTCGAAAATTTTTTCCGCTTCGAAAAAAAAGCAGGAGGAACGGGATTACGGTGAGCAACAGGAAGGATATAACGAAACCAGCCAAGAGGAATGGGATAAGCTTCTTTCTGATTTTATCAATGAAAATGAAGCAGAAAAAGACAGCCAACTGGAAAACGGTACTCGGGAACTGGAGGACCATCCGGTAAGCGAAAGGTACGTGGAGGAGTTTGGCCGGGAAGAGTATAGGCCTTATACCGAATACGAGGAGGAAGAACACGAGCCTGAGCCGGTTCCGGCATCGCCATTTGCGGATTACCGTGAGCCGGAGCGCCCAGCTTGGACGGAAAAAGTGGAGACTGAGCAAGAGGAGATAATGACTGAACTTGCAGTTGCCCCAACACCAAAGAAAAGAAAAGCGGGAAAAGGGAACCGTTACAGGGATTTGCTTCGCCGAAAAGACACTTTGAGGGAAGCGGTAATCGCCAGCGAAATATTGAGGCCAAAGCATTTTTGAGGGAAGCGGTGAAATTCCCTTAAAATGAGGGGGAAAGTCTTCTAGCGAGAACAGGAGAAATAGAAACTCTTTTCCGGAACGAAAAAAAGACTATCTTGAATAATGGTTGATTCGTTCCGGACGGAATCGAAGGGCTGGAGAGCCCTTTTTTTCTATAACGATCCGTTTGGAGGGAATGATGGCCGATTTCATCTGACAACAACATCTAGGACATTTATTTTTTTTGCGAAAATGACGGACAGAAGATCATTTGTGAAAGCCTCGGCGTTAACCGGCTTGGGCGTTTCGATACTTCCGAATATGGGTTTCGGAAAATCCAGGAAGAAAAAGAAGGGTAGTGACGAAGGTAAAGCCCGAATCGGATTTATCGGTGTGGGGCTTCGCGGCACTTGGCACTTGGCTAACGCCCTGAAACGCGACGACGTTATCGTTCCGGCCGTATGTGATATCGACCCTGAGCGTATTCGCTTGGCGAAAGAGCGCCTTGAGAAAGCGGGCCAGAAAAAGGTGACTTTTTATACCGAAGGCGAAGACGCTTTCCGCAAGATGCTTACCGAAGAGGAGTTGGACGGCGTGATTATCTCCACTCCTTGGCTGTGGCATACGCCGATGGCCGTGGCCGCTATGAAGGCCGGGGTTTACGCGGGTGTGGAAGTGTCGGCCGCCACGACTATGGCCGAATGCTGGGATCTGGTGAACACTTTTGAGGAAACCGGAACACCATGTATGATTCTGGAAAACGTTTGCTACCGTCGCGATGTGATGGCCGCGCTGAATATGGTTCGCGAAGGACTGTTCGGCGAGATGGTTCACGCCCGTTGCGGATATATGCACGACTTGCGCCACGTGAAGTTTAACGACGGAAAGCAGCCTTACGGCGGTGGTGTGGAGTTTGGCGAAAAAGGCCTTTCCGAAGCTCGCTGGCGTACGCAACATTCCGTTCTCCGCGACGCCGACCTTTACCCGACGCACGGAATCGGGCCGATAGCCTTGATGATGGACATTAACCGCGGAAACCGCTTTATGTCGCTTACTTCGGCTTCTACAAAGTCGAGAGGTCTTCATGATTACATCGTAAAGCACGGCGGTAAGGACCACCCGAACGCAAAAGTGCGCTTTAAGCTAGGCGATGTGGTGACCTCCACTATCACTACGGCCAACGAGGAAACGATTATCGTAACGCACGACACTAACCTGCCACGTCCTTATTCTTTGGATTTCCGTGTACAGGGCACCGAGGGAATTTGGGAAAAAGACGCCAACAAGCTTTATATAGAAGGAAAGAGCAAGCCGCACCGCTGGGACGATTCGAAAGAATGGCTGAAGAAGTACGACCATCCGCTTTGGAAAAAGTACGAGGCCGAAGCCACCGGAGCCGGACATGGCGGTATGGATTTCTTTGTGCTCAACGCTTTTGTGGAGTGTGTGAAGCAGAAAATCGATCCGCCTTTGGACGCTTACGATTGCGCAGCTTGGAGCGCCATTACGCCTCTCTCCGAGGTTTCGATCGCTAACAATGGCGAACCGCAAGATTTCCCGGACTTCACGAGAGGAAAGTGGATCAAGCGCAAGCCTGTATACCCTAAGCAGGACGAGTATCTGTTCTAGTTTTTTGGTATCAGGTATTAAGTCTTAGGTATTGTATTGATGAATATACCTAAGACTTAATACCTAATACCATCAATCACTACAATTCGATTTCTACTTTTACGTAAGGATCCCAATTTTTGACTTCCGAAACTTTGCCTTTCAGGTTGTTGGGGTTGCCTATTCCGTAATATTCCAGTTTGGTTTGGCCTATTTGGCAGATTTTGGTGTCTTTCCACAAGCCAAAGCAGTAGGTCAGTTTTGAGTCGCCGATTTTGGCTATCATGCCCTTCTCGTCACCGAAGCGGTTGTAATCGATGTTGATATTGCCTATGCTTTTCACTTTCCCTTGGATATGGGAGAAGCCGTTCGGAGAAAAATAAGTGAACTGGATATCGCCGATGGATTTTAGCTTTCCCTGAAGATGCGTAGCCGCCCCGAGCCCGTAATAATCTACTTTGAGCCCCGCGATTTCCTTGAGTTTTCCCTCTTTGTAAAGCCCGGCCCCGACACCGTAGTAGCTTATCGCTCCCGTTCCTTGGGCTTTGGCGTTGACAGTTCCGTCAGGGTTTAGCTTGATTTTGAGAATGTTCCCGATGTTTGTGTAACTGAACTCTACGGCCGTCAGATTGCCTCTTTCGTTCAGGCGGTAGACCGTTGAGGTGGGAATGTTTCCGGCCAATAGTCCGAAGATTGGCAGGAGGGACAAAAACGCCGTTAAAGCGTGG
It encodes the following:
- a CDS encoding Gfo/Idh/MocA family protein is translated as MTDRRSFVKASALTGLGVSILPNMGFGKSRKKKKGSDEGKARIGFIGVGLRGTWHLANALKRDDVIVPAVCDIDPERIRLAKERLEKAGQKKVTFYTEGEDAFRKMLTEEELDGVIISTPWLWHTPMAVAAMKAGVYAGVEVSAATTMAECWDLVNTFEETGTPCMILENVCYRRDVMAALNMVREGLFGEMVHARCGYMHDLRHVKFNDGKQPYGGGVEFGEKGLSEARWRTQHSVLRDADLYPTHGIGPIALMMDINRGNRFMSLTSASTKSRGLHDYIVKHGGKDHPNAKVRFKLGDVVTSTITTANEETIIVTHDTNLPRPYSLDFRVQGTEGIWEKDANKLYIEGKSKPHRWDDSKEWLKKYDHPLWKKYEAEATGAGHGGMDFFVLNAFVECVKQKIDPPLDAYDCAAWSAITPLSEVSIANNGEPQDFPDFTRGKWIKRKPVYPKQDEYLF
- the smc gene encoding chromosome segregation protein SMC gives rise to the protein MQLTKLEIRGFKSFGDRAVINFNEGITGIVGPNGCGKSNVIDAIRWVLGEQKTKALRSDKMDNVIFNGTKNRRPTNLAEVSLTFKNTKNLLPTEYGTVTIGRRYYRTGESEYLLNGVSCRLKDITNLFLDTGISSNSYSIIELKMVDELLNDKENSRRGLFEEAAGVAKYRVRKKETMRKLKDADADLERVEDLLFEIEKNMRSLERQAKQAQRYFRLKEEYKQAGLELAKKQAEEKDKALRRLTEKTDAENDRLTIIGTQTAEKQAALEAMKTETLKKEKLLSSRQKTLNESMAKLGQLENEKKIRAEKQKLLESRLHDLQDGLTKRSQELADSDKDCQGLEMQQASMERMHLESERQLEQAKSEYERQKADVARLKDEIARIDAKREFLRKQVFEKQKNQELTAQRLSTAKQEAETLTVKLSGFSREREEASRIKSELERKSAGINDQVKALEESETLRKRDFAKTELSLREIEKEIAQAETALGALRAEIRVKTALTENLEGFPEAIRNIRKEKNYPLLSDLLICEEQIRPALESHLEPWLNYFVVETEAEAKASLTSLKQNGKGRAGFLVTELATPNPGEANKLLSHISCEEKYRPILAQLLAGFSISDSGPKSFSQDGSLWRSGCVLRGGSVSEDNSRLAATDELRKLKEQAEARETKLGQLREQQAELAETLEELKEDDLSEELTDFQRQASTLNSEKAVAIAKEERLDIDYEETLDAKENAEERIGKLEKELSATASAGNDDELEILEEERERLDESLHETSGAFELASEAFNKANLDFHRNENGLESLEKEMAFKRAAADTLRKSFAHDEQKIADTRTELDNLGDEESNNEAIENLRLECESVEKFVREAEKDYFGLRGEVDKTENEARELARERENAQALVMELQNAINESKLALQSVRERVKIEFATEWDDLMSRTENALENSFATMSETELEVAVKETKSKLEKIGAVNPMAMEAFEEIKQRFEFITGQKQDLENAKGSLMDTIDEIETVARNTFLDAFHQIKENFIKVFRTLFNKEDDCDLVLVDPSNPLESKIEIMAKPKGKRPQTINQLSGGEKTLTATSLLFAIYLLKPAPFCIFDEVDAPLDDANIDKFSKIIKEFSKDSQFIIVTHNKRTMASADVLYGVTILQEVSRVLPVDLRELEYKKELKQWNSGLSGK